The bacterium DNA segment CGGTTCCGCCGCGATGTTTAGCGAAATGAAATCGATCATGATGGAAGCGACCGATGTGCTCGTGTACATACACGGGTTTAACGTGTCATGGCAGAGCGCCGTCGGATCGGCCCTCGGCCTTCAGGAAATGCTGCGTCAGAGCAAGGCAGCCGATCGGGCGCAAAACGTTGCCGTCGTACTCTTCACCTGGCCCTCGGACGGAAAGGCGCTCCCGTTCGTGTCCTACAAATCCGACCGTACGGAGAGCAAGGCTTCCGGTTACGCGTTTGCGCGCGGATTATTGAAATTACGCGACTTCCTGATGAAGCTTAAACATACTCTTCCGCCCGAACAGCTCTGCAAACAAAACATCCATCTCCTGTGTCACTCGATGGGTAACTATGTTCTGCAAAATTCGCTCCGCCGCTTATACGACTTCACTCCGGGTTCTGCTCTGCCGCGGATCTTCGAACACCTATTTTTATGCGCGCCGGATATAGACGACGACGTTTTCGAAGCGGGAAAACCGATGGCCATGCTTAGCGAAATAACCGCCCATGTCACGATTTATTACAATCGCGAAGATAAAGCGCTTCACATTTCGGATTACACCAAGGGTAATCCCGATCGCCTTGGAACCAATGGCGCTTCCCATCCTCAGCTATTACACAACAAAATTCATCAGGTCGATTGCACGCCCGTTGTAGACAAAGGATTCACCGAGCACCGTTATTA contains these protein-coding regions:
- a CDS encoding alpha/beta hydrolase, with translation MSMPERILYYATNRKHEGDRWKPTGYGTKFSDDGLENLRFGKVTVSADEAKVTKFASSDTGKIGTGDGEAMSKYFTGVAGSADIRAFEESIDPKIADTAQDAKLGSAAMFSEMKSIMMEATDVLVYIHGFNVSWQSAVGSALGLQEMLRQSKAADRAQNVAVVLFTWPSDGKALPFVSYKSDRTESKASGYAFARGLLKLRDFLMKLKHTLPPEQLCKQNIHLLCHSMGNYVLQNSLRRLYDFTPGSALPRIFEHLFLCAPDIDDDVFEAGKPMAMLSEITAHVTIYYNREDKALHISDYTKGNPDRLGTNGASHPQLLHNKIHQVDCTPVVDKGFTEHRYYLSGNVCADIRKSIDEIPQDGNRPWRQATHQANAWVMKSDK